A part of Drosophila ananassae strain 14024-0371.13 chromosome 2R, ASM1763931v2, whole genome shotgun sequence genomic DNA contains:
- the LOC6507843 gene encoding uncharacterized protein LOC6507843 isoform X2, whose translation MAKSTLYAAGVTCLGFVCFALASVAIGIPIWGYYDSPSGGYDYDRGYFGPFKVCKQLTYNREKCGSDVSKFRLSNAVFVSGLLAIGSSAVLGIFCILSVIQHAMISSREKVVMPYTTLVIVKLLLAFLGGVLAIIATVLFALQIDEQERFGFKISRGISFYIQIVAIVLAVALFVAALYDVIYSRSPGGDPTMALDASSPASATTFNNPGFKEPRSRNGVSVTDASGKPYSGIRNGAGTAGSVASMSTTVTSVSNGSTLDSVTRSPLRSSLKKPRPRPDPTLGIQNPGYSGSGSSPPMRRNGSVKKVRIQTHSTEV comes from the exons ATGGCTAAGTCGACACTGTACGCTGCTGGGGTGACCTGTCTGGGCTTCGTTTGTTTTGCCTTGGCCTCTGTGGCAATTGGAATACCCATTTGGGGCTACTACGACAGTCCATCGG GCGGCTATGACTATGATCGGGGTTACTTTGGACCGTTTAAGGTCTGCAAGCAATTGACGTATAACCGCGAGAAATGCGGTAGCGATGTATCAAAGTTTAGGTTAAGCA ATGCAGTCTTTGTTAGTGGTCTGCTGGCCATTGGCAGCTCAGCTGTGCTGGGCATCTTTTGCATTTTGTCGGTCATTCAACATGCGATGATCTCATCCAGGGAGAAGGTGGTAATGCCCTACACCACCCTAGTGATAGTGAAGTTGCTGTTGGCCTTTCTGGGCG GTGTACTGGCCATCATAGCGACGGTCTTGTTTGCATTGCAAATTGATGAGCAAGAGCGCTTCGGCTTCAAGATATCGCGGGGCATTTCCTTCTACATACAG ATCGTTGCTATTGTGTTAGCCGTGGCCCTGTTTGTGGCCGCCCTGTACGATGTGATCTACTCGCGGAGTCCTGGCGGAGATCCCACAATGGCCCTGGACGCCTCATCGCCGGCGAGTGCCACCACTTTTAATAATCCAGGATTCAAGGAGCCACGCAGTCGCAACGGAGTCTCGGTGACGGATGCCTCCGGAAAGCCGTACAGCGGCATCCGGAATGGAGCTGGTACGGCGGGCAGTGTGGCCTCCATGAGCACCACGGTGACCAGTGTGTCCAATGGCTCCACTTTAGATTCAGTTACCCGATCGCCACTGCGTTCGAGCCTGAAAAAGCCAAGACCCCGGCCGGATCCCACGTTGGGCATCCAGAATCCGGGCTATTCCGGATCGGGCAGTTCCCCGCCGATGCGAAGAAATGGAAGCGTTAAGAAGGTTCGCATTCAGACACACAGTACCGAGGTGTGA
- the LOC6507843 gene encoding uncharacterized protein LOC6507843 isoform X1 yields MAKSTLYAAGVTCLGFVCFALASVAIGIPIWGYYDSPSAGGYDYDRGYFGPFKVCKQLTYNREKCGSDVSKFRLSNAVFVSGLLAIGSSAVLGIFCILSVIQHAMISSREKVVMPYTTLVIVKLLLAFLGGVLAIIATVLFALQIDEQERFGFKISRGISFYIQIVAIVLAVALFVAALYDVIYSRSPGGDPTMALDASSPASATTFNNPGFKEPRSRNGVSVTDASGKPYSGIRNGAGTAGSVASMSTTVTSVSNGSTLDSVTRSPLRSSLKKPRPRPDPTLGIQNPGYSGSGSSPPMRRNGSVKKVRIQTHSTEV; encoded by the exons ATGGCTAAGTCGACACTGTACGCTGCTGGGGTGACCTGTCTGGGCTTCGTTTGTTTTGCCTTGGCCTCTGTGGCAATTGGAATACCCATTTGGGGCTACTACGACAGTCCATCGG CAGGCGGCTATGACTATGATCGGGGTTACTTTGGACCGTTTAAGGTCTGCAAGCAATTGACGTATAACCGCGAGAAATGCGGTAGCGATGTATCAAAGTTTAGGTTAAGCA ATGCAGTCTTTGTTAGTGGTCTGCTGGCCATTGGCAGCTCAGCTGTGCTGGGCATCTTTTGCATTTTGTCGGTCATTCAACATGCGATGATCTCATCCAGGGAGAAGGTGGTAATGCCCTACACCACCCTAGTGATAGTGAAGTTGCTGTTGGCCTTTCTGGGCG GTGTACTGGCCATCATAGCGACGGTCTTGTTTGCATTGCAAATTGATGAGCAAGAGCGCTTCGGCTTCAAGATATCGCGGGGCATTTCCTTCTACATACAG ATCGTTGCTATTGTGTTAGCCGTGGCCCTGTTTGTGGCCGCCCTGTACGATGTGATCTACTCGCGGAGTCCTGGCGGAGATCCCACAATGGCCCTGGACGCCTCATCGCCGGCGAGTGCCACCACTTTTAATAATCCAGGATTCAAGGAGCCACGCAGTCGCAACGGAGTCTCGGTGACGGATGCCTCCGGAAAGCCGTACAGCGGCATCCGGAATGGAGCTGGTACGGCGGGCAGTGTGGCCTCCATGAGCACCACGGTGACCAGTGTGTCCAATGGCTCCACTTTAGATTCAGTTACCCGATCGCCACTGCGTTCGAGCCTGAAAAAGCCAAGACCCCGGCCGGATCCCACGTTGGGCATCCAGAATCCGGGCTATTCCGGATCGGGCAGTTCCCCGCCGATGCGAAGAAATGGAAGCGTTAAGAAGGTTCGCATTCAGACACACAGTACCGAGGTGTGA
- the LOC6507212 gene encoding probable 28S ribosomal protein S26, mitochondrial, giving the protein MLRASCQLLTQTALPAGKSGGSGFALEFVRWRRKPRWLPVAKSKMFRVPERKKQSEEERTELMRLHNQYKTQLRSVRQFLREEVVRHEETSTADHIVLTPEQEEAEFLKCVDINATWNAKIAKERDQRLAKEREDKVAYVQERLEARQLREEERREQANLRVLREIESSKTFITRENLDAAIETALANPVDHNFAIDLAGNLYRGRNSSQVPDSTPSSNQHALSN; this is encoded by the exons ATGCTGCGTGCCAGCTGCCAACTACTGACCCAGACTGCCCTGCCCGCCGGAAAGTCAGGCGGCAGCGGCTTTGCTCTCGAATTCGTCCGCTGGCGCAGGAAGCCGCGCTGGCTGCCGGTGGCCAAGAGCAAGATGTTCCGCGTGCCCGAACGCAAGAAGCAATCGGAGGAGGAGCGCACCGAGCTGATGCGACTGCACAACCAATACAA AACCCAACTCCGATCGGTGCGCCAGTTTCTGCGAGAGGAAGTAGTGCGCCATGAGGAAACCTCCACTGCGGATCACATAGTTCTGACCCCGGAACAGGAGGAGGCCGAGTTCCTCAAGTGCGTGGACATCAACGCGACCTGGAATGCCAAAATTGCCAAGGAGCGTGATCAGCGTCTGGCCAAGGAACGCGAGGATAAGGTGGCCTACGTGCAGGAGCGACTGGAGGCCCGACAGCTGCGCGAGGAGGAGCGTAGGGAGCAGGCCAACCTGCGAGTTCTCCGCGAGATCGAGTCTTCCAAAACCTTCATCACCAGGGAAAACCTGGACGCCGCCATCGAGACGGCCCTGGCCAATCCTGTGGATCACAACTTTGCCATCGATCTAGCCGGAAACCTGTACCGGGGACGCAATTCCTCGCAAGTTCCAGACTCCACTCCCTCATCCAACCAGCACGCCTTGAGTAATTAA
- the LOC26515343 gene encoding uncharacterized protein LOC26515343 produces MKSVALHKFLAFYSLLIACAWGQLLNQQQQPQVQTVQRPVFLIKNNIRPEDAKNYQITVPKDPKAGEPCLTISWKSNPDGSEPAFPQIYMGNGYFGILPPTLVTQQRT; encoded by the exons atgaaatCAGTGGCGTTGCACAAGTTTCTGGCGTTCTATTCGTTGCTGATTGCCTGCGCGTGGGGTCAGCTAT tgaatcaacagcaacagccacaAGTACAGACAGTGCAGCGACCAGTGTtccttattaaaaataatattcgaCCAGAGGATGccaaaaattatcaaattacAGTGccaaaggatccgaaagcggGGGAACCTTGCCTAACCATTTCCTGGAAGAGCAATCCCGATGGCAGTGAACCCGCCTTTCCCCAAATCTATATGGGGAATGGTTATTTTGGAATCCTGCCCCCGACACTTGTTACCCAACAAAGGACATAA